The genomic region TAAACCTCGGGCAGGGCTGGCGCCTCTCCGTTACTCCTCTGGAAGACCAGAGCGATTAGCTATATGTATCGCGCATTAAAGAGGTTTTGTCAGTGTCATAACTTTCTTTCAAGAAGAAGATTAAAGGGCAccggattttttttttggtggacatttgtatttctaaaacaatataattttcTTCTACCATTAGCATATCATTTTCCTATTTCATTTAATAGAACATGAAATAATAGTTAATTAGGGATTCTTCTGACTCCTAAAACCAGAAATAGATTCTGCAAATTGGTACTTGAATTGGACAAAGAGGTGTAAACACTGCATGTACAACACAGAGACATTTGTTCTGAGATGGACAACGATTTAGTTTCGTTTTACACTtaataaagaagaaatgcaCGGAGTTCaaggtttattttgtgttaatcggtttagaaaattaaaaataaagcttTAAAACCTCGATGGCTTTAATACTTATTGCCTATTAATATGATGATGAATGTATTATCTTAGTTCAAATCCAGTTTTTTGTTGGTATTTTCTGAGGTTTTAAGCGTTACTTTCCCCTCCATCATTAGGTCACCTCCTCCCACCAGGTGATACCATTAAGACTGATTACACCCGGTGCATTAGGGGACAGGTGCGCGTGCAGGACACAGCTAGCCAAGACGTTGCATTAAGAGGGCTGATATTGGTTCTCCCTGTGGCGCAGTGGTTTTTACGGCATTTTTATTTTGCGGCTATTTTATAACGATATGGACCGTAATGGACTGAAAGACGGGCGAACACGCACAGAGTCAGAGGTCGCGCTGCGTGTGGAGTATTAGCAGCAGTTCATGCAGCTGAGCCTCGAGCCTTATTACCACTGAGCTGCTCCTGTTTGCTCACAAACTCCAGATTACTGCAGTAGCAGGGAAACAGGTAGGATGAAATCACTGTTTGGCTGTTTTGTTGCAGACATTTATTGTAGGTTTTTTTCAGAAGCTGTTATTCTCCCAAAGGCAGTTACAACGTTGGAGCTTCATTACCTTACTCTAGCTAACTGGCAAGATGTTTACTACAAATATCTAATTatcatcactttttttgtttttttaataatccatGTTTTGAGTGGATTGGTAGTTACTCATAGgctatttaatttagttttatatgactatattaaaatgtcatcaacGTTAATctgtatttaatatacataGCCTGCCTTGGTTCTTTAGATAGACGTGAGCGTTATCATTTTTTTGGTCGGGGGACTTTTAGTCGTAGTATAGATGGCAAAACAACTgcaagatgcagtcacacaactttacaggcgtgtgtgtggagatgaTATCATAAAAGAGGGTACTGTGTGTAAATGAGTGTCGTCCAAGCAAGGGTGCTGgaaggaggaggcagtgaagggcCCATTggcgccgctgctgctgctgctgttttttttaaaagcccatCTGGTGAATCATTTTGTAGCCCTGTtgccattaaaaaaagtgtcatgAACAATAACATGCAGTCAGTAGCATATCTTATTACAGGGTATAGATCAAATTAGTTTTCTCTTATGACCTATTTCATGTAATGTTTTTCAGTGTCAGTTTGGATCAGTCACTCCTTGAGGGCACCTCAGGACTTATTTGTTGGCTACTTATTGATTCACTCTGCTTGGACATGGTACTCGTGAATGGCATGCGTCTCATTAAGGTGTCTAGGGTGCAGATGAAATGGCACATTGAGCCTTTAGACCGGACTGTCATTTGAGGGAACACTGTTGTAGAATCTTATGGAAAAGCTCCATGCCAGGTTTGAATGTCCAGTTATCTAAGAAGAAAATGTTTGTTAGCACATTTGCTTTGCTTGAAAGTAAacttattaatattttttttttctttaatcataATGGCTATAGTTATTTggtcaatttagtttattttgtatagcccagagtCACAAATTTGCCTGAGGGTTTTACAAGTCGTACACATGCgacattcctgtcccaggacctcggaacaggaaaaactccccaaaaaaacatttaatgtggaataagggaagaaaccttcaggagaacaacagaggatccctctccccagatggacagaagcaatagatgtcatgtgtacaaaatTAATAACATTACAGAGTTGCAAcatattcaatgaatatgacaaaaattatgaataatgagtaataagtatggaccacgatccataCAACCACGACCCATGACTGAGTAAAGAGCTGGGATTGCCAGTGAGTTGTGGCCCAGAACAGGATTTCTTTGTTTCCAACCCCTTTTTGGTGTGCGTGTTTACAtattaaagtgttttgtttCAAGATTTCCCCTCGCGCTAAATCCTCATGCCCTTTGGTCCCCTTTAACCTATCTGTGCCAAATGTTTGTACTTTGAGTCCTTAAAGTATTAATCACCCTCCAAAACAGATCTAGCATTGAAAACAAAGGACTATTGACATTAATTTACGACACTTACTGTTTAGTATTGTTTCTGCTGTCTTCATAAACATGTAGCATTTAACTGAAATAACCCTTTTGTATTAAATGTACTGTTTTGTGCTAAAATAAGTTTGAACATTACTTTCTATAATACAGACTctatggtctctctctctctctctctctctctctctctctctctctctctctctctctctctctctctctctctctctctctctctctctctctctctctctctctctctctctctctctcacaggcCTTTAACAATGGACAGTATGGTGCACACTCTGTCAATCTGTCAAACAGTAAGTGCTCAAGCATGCTCCTTCTCACTTTCTCCTCGTCTGCATTTGTGCAGTCTTCAACTAATCTGACATTTTGATAACGTCCCAAAATAAGCAGCAGTAGAAAATGGTGTTGCTGAAACGCatcttgttgtgtttttattttacaacgCATGCATCTTTGGGACCCTGGTTCTGAACTTTGCAGGAGTTTATCAGCATTGGAGTTCGGGATCCAAGGCTTCTAAAAGATGACCTCTGGCACACACACGTTGACTACGAGATCTGTTTACAAGTAAGTGCCACTATGGAGAACTTTTTTTGTGGGGTAACTTTGACTTAATGTGCCAAGTCTAATTGCTGTCTCCTTGCAGACAAATAGCATGTGCTTCCGAAAGAAGTCGTCCTGTGTAAGACGGCGATACAGTGAGTTTGTTTGGCTGCGTCATAGTCTGGAACAGAATGCTCTGATCATGTATGTTAACAAGTTTGTACCTTGCATTCATTACATTTAATGAGTGGATGTCAATTATGTTAGACTTAAATAAGCATGCATTAAGTGCCTTTTTCTTTGCTCTGTCCAGGGAGTTGCCCAAGTTGCCACCCTGGAATCCCTTCTTCAGCCTGAAAAATGCTGAGCAGGTCGTACAGAGGATGAAGGGCTTCCAGGAGTTTTTAGAAAGGTGAGTTGCTGCACAGTTAAAGCAATGGAAGCAATCAAATTCATTTCGGTCTAGTGGTACCCATtaaaccccccacccccccattaATCTGCTGAAAGCAAGAGCACTGTTGGACCCTGAAGGTGACCTTGCTCTCCACTAATTAAACTATTTTCAAATATCTACattcccctttttaaaatccTTCCTTCAGTGTTCTTCAAAGGCCTTTTTTGTTATCGGACAGTCGACTTCATCTGTTCCTCCAGTCAGACCTCAGCATCACAAGAATGTCGAGGTGTGCTCTTGGTAAGACCAAGTACACAGTGGCTGAAGCCATACAGCGGTCCAGCAGTGGTTACGTCAGCGGATTGGTGGACAAGGCCACCTGTGACTCTGACTGTGAAAGGTATTAACTTTGACCAAATGGTTTTACATAGCATAGttatataaatcatttttaatctCTGATGCTGAATTAACACCTTGATTCCTTTCCTCCCACTGCAGCTCTTCTTCGTCAGGCTTGGGATTAAGCGTGGACACTCAAGTGCGAGGAAGCCCCGTCCTCTTCTTGGGGTCCTGACAGAGACCCAGAGCTGTGCAGCGGTCTTCAGAACTCCTTACCCCACTCATTGCGCCCTGACACACGGCAGTTGTGCTTAATCAACTGGCTGATGCTACATGGCACTATTGCTTTCCTTAGTTAACGTCCAAAAGATTACACAtttagttttactttttttttgttaacttcattatttccttttttcttttttataatttgcTTTAGTTTTCTCAAAGCAATATCATGGTAATTTAAATGAGTGtgcttaaaaaaagatgttttaagaaaatgtatagtaaacatttacatttaaaatggtgatttcttaaatatttacaatgtatatatttttatctgCACTGAGGTTAGCAAGGGATTGAATTGTAGACTGGATTTTTAGAAAAATATTTGAATGCTTTTATGATTTGCAAATGGATgaataaattgtctttttttttttgaattatCACTGTTTTGTGTACATGATATTGAATTTGGTCAGCACTTTTTCTTCAGCTGGGCCTTGAAGTGTAACTGACTTCAGTGCACCAGTCCTGCGTTGTTGTGAAAGCCCAGTAGAGGGAGCGTAGACATCACAGGACCTCACACTATACAGTAGGTGGATGGAAGTCTATATGCTTGATTTACACTGCAGTTGATTGTGTGGTGATTAATGTAGTTTTAAAGTTGTCTTTAAAACGCCTACACTTTTAATAAAGGTGAACATTACAACCTTCATGAAGGCAAGATTTAATACAGGGTTTATATTGGATgtcatgtatttatatgtagGGTTATCTAACAAACTATCGCACCCTTCCAGTCGTATTGACCTTTGCTGCTCTTCAAGCTGTAACTTGCTACTGTAGGTGTCAATACATCTATTTACAAAGTTgtattggattaaaaaaaataaataaaaaattccaTGTTGAGATTTTGCCTAGAAAGGTGCCCATTGCTGGTCACATTTTATCCCTGTCACTTCTGTCCCAGGTGAGATGGTATAATTAAAGGAGGACAGTGAATTAATTTAACTATTACCCACTCTTGGGAATCACCCGCAAGAAACAAGACTGCTTCAAACTGTGTTACAGAGATTGGATGGGGGCAGTGCAGGACAGCCCTGTAAATTGAAAGCTGATGAAAGAAGCGAAGGCTCATTAATGGAGACGGCATCTGTCCTcacccacccctccctccaaccAACTGCTGGACTGACATGGGCCAGCCCAACAGTAAACCTGGCCTGTCTCtgtcctctgctctccttcccCTGCATGGTACCGTCTCCCTGTGCGCACAGGCCATAATGAAGCTGTCAGTGACTTCACACACCAGCCACTGAGCTGTATTCATCTGCCGAACACAGACCGGCACATAGATGCACACATTGACAGCTGTgagcacaaatgcacacaagcaTATTCTGTATACACTGGTGGGAAAGCTGTGGATGAATTAACATTTTCTCTTGAGTCCCACTGGTTCGTGGTTAGAGCTCTCCATCTCGGTTTGTTAAGGTTTGACCTTATCAACGTACCCCATGACAGCCATGcagcacgacacacacacacacactctaacactTTGGTTCGGAGCCAGTCAATTTTCTATCAAAATGCAATGCAATCTCAAGTGGGGGgcatcttgtgtttttgtgtgtacatgcacGCATCTGCCTTTTTGTAGCAGAGAACGTCTAGCATTTGGATATTGAGTATTCACGGAACATGTCTATTTCAACTCTGTAATTTATAACTCAATTTCCAGTGTGCATTGATGCACTTCATACCTCCAAAACACCAAACAAAGCCCAAACCCAATTGTATTTCAAAGCAATTAAGGTGTCCACTGAGTTGTGAACAGCCCACGTTGTGGTGGCTCTGGGGCCCGTGTGATATTTTTAATTGTTAATTTTCTGTCACATTAGTCAACTTCAGTGCCGCTGGACAGGTGACTGAGCTCCTGTAGGCAACACATAAAATGACACGGAACATCTCCGTTTTTTGATCCAGCGCAGTGGATGGTGTCTTTATGAGCGGCGGAGCGGGCGGGGGGGAAAGGTTCCGCTGTACGTGACGAGTTAAATGACGAGATGGTATATCATATTTACAGCTGTTTTATGGTAGGATTCCTTCTAATGCTTTTCAATATGTGTGGTGGCCGTCAATATTTGTATTCGTTTATGAGACTAAATTATTAGCTCATTTAGACTTTCACCTGAAGCCACCACAGGGAATGGCATCACCTCCTTGACCCTACAAAAGCCAACAATGGCAAAATCTATACGAGCAATTATTTTGTGTGAGACTCACCCTACCCCTGCACTTATTTTTGCTCTCATAGTGTCTTTCCACTTCTCTTCCTTTTCACtctttaattctctctctctctcttaaccCTCATCATCTCTCTGAAGACAAAGTTAATTAGCTTTCctcttttgtagtttttttttgctgacgcTGCAGGTCCCAGCTCACTGTACCTCAGCTGTCTAACtgttgaagaaggaggcctATGGCTCGACCTTGCAGACGGCTATCCTTCCTATCTACTCTCTTTTGCGggaggggtcaaaggtgaagACTTGCATTGTATTTGTGATTATTACCTCTAAAGTGCTATTGCATAGAGCATCATTAAAAGTCAATGCATCTCCCTCGCCCTCCCCAACCCACTATTGCAcggctaaaacacacacactcattttgcACACACTCCGCACATTGCCAGCCATTTAACAGCTAAAATACGACCCATGCTCAGATAAATGTCACAGGGCCATCTATCTGCTAGTGTTAAAAGTCGGCTAATGGAGATGACATATTAGCGGCCCAAATGACGGCCATAAAAACTCCCACCGTACCTTGCAGCGCCGCCCGGCCACTGTGACTGCGACAGGATACGGCACTGGAACTGGAACTATCTGTCGGCAGAAAGACGGAGAGGAATGGAGGGTGATGTCATATCTAGATGGAGTTCCTTTGATTCAATACATTCTGCGGGGTTCAGGTCCTTAATGCAATGATTGGGATAATAAACGACACTAAGACAGATGGGGCATATTTACAGAGGGCCACGGTGTAATGTAGTATCACACGCACTCTACATAACGCTTCTGATGTAATGCTAATGACCtctcacctttgacctctcacagAGTAGTCGGACAGAAAATATGAGCCGGTCaatgaccgtgtgtgtgtcaacagcaAACTGCCACTACAATCAATACCATGCTCCAATCCTACTTGAAGGTCCTCCACAGGTAtgtcttcacctcctctcctccgccctCATCCCTCCTATCTCTTTATTAATTACCCTTCTCTATCCATGCGTGTCTTTCGCTCTCTGAGTGAATGGAGCAGTTGTAATTGCTTCTCTCTGGAGCAGTTAGAAGCTGCACAAAGGGACCGTATAGAAACCACATTTGCATTCAAGATGAgctgagatggagaggagggagggagcactGCCCTCCTGCCCTGTACTGAGCAGCACCACTTAccctgtctttctccctctgtccttctctcccttcttctctcaTCTATTGTccctctttccatccatccctctaCCTTATCTACTCTCACCACCCCCAGCTCCTCCCTTTTAGCAGCATGGCTCTCCTTGCATTGTCTTTCCAGAGAGTTCCAAGGTCGACGGGAGCTTGCTCATCAGAGCAGGGTATTGTACACTTAGTGCTGCGATGGACGAGTTAATTTGTGCGTGCGACTCTGTGCATAtcttgatgtgtgtgtctgtgtgtgcttgtgcatgtCCCGAGGCCTGCATATGTGAGCATATATGGGAAGAAAtatctggttgtgtgtgtgtggtaaaaggGGTGAAGGAGGGGAGGCTGTAATTATAACTCATAAGCTCAGAATTGCAATTTTTATAAGCACCAATATCTCATCACCTCTTAAACCTGTGCcatcactcacactcaccccTGTGGAGTATGcgggcacacacgcacgcacacacgcacacacgcacacacgcacacacgcacacacgcacacacacacacacacacacgcacgctcctGAGGGCTCTTTCCAGCTTGATAAGcatttcttgtttgtttcaGCGTTTTGATCAATACAGTTAAAACGCCAAACCAGGCATAATTAGGTCTGAGATGGCTCCAACTGTGACTGAATAGGCTTCACCTAGGGAGGTgctcaccattatcatcatcactctatatgtgtgtatgtgtgtgtgtgtgtgtgtgtgtgtgtgtgtgtgatcgcaGCGTGATCTAATAGAATTGACAAAGTGCACATCGGGACGTAGATTAAAGGAGAACCCTGAGCTATAGGTGGGTTTTAGCAGGTGATGGAGTTGCCCATCCACCATGCTTTCACTCACTTCCATCTTCATTCCCATAATCATTTAGACAACCTTTACAATGCATCTCTGCCAGCAGGTTAATTTCAATATGTTAGAGGCCACCTCAATCAtcttttattggtttatttactCAGAACGATACATAGATGGAGACTAGAGAGATCATAAATTGTCCACAATTACACAGTGAAGTGACTCTCCTTTGTTCTGTCA from Cyclopterus lumpus isolate fCycLum1 chromosome 11, fCycLum1.pri, whole genome shotgun sequence harbors:
- the snx10a gene encoding sorting nexin-10A; protein product: MDSMVHTLSICQTEFISIGVRDPRLLKDDLWHTHVDYEICLQTNSMCFRKKSSCVRRRYSEFVWLRHSLEQNALIMELPKLPPWNPFFSLKNAEQVVQRMKGFQEFLESVLQRPFLLSDSRLHLFLQSDLSITRMSRCALGKTKYTVAEAIQRSSSGYVSGLVDKATCDSDCESSSSSGLGLSVDTQVRGSPVLFLGS